The genomic segment TGGTTcagttaaaacaaacagttgtgGCAAGtagacattaaaaatatattttggagCTGTTTACAGTATTTATGGCACACACTGTGATAAAGTGTATGACTTCTTTACTTGGAAATGATGCTGTATGTTTACATAAAGAAAGTTTCatactcatacatacatacatcattttaaaaccaCCATTTTACTAAATTTAGTTCCTTAAATAAGAGTTTACACTAAATGACACTATATAAacattgtaaatgtttaaaatagtgCAATTTCTTCTTAAGTTCATACTCAAACACAAAATcagcctattttgaattcaacatggttgtgatatcacaatcataatcataataatcaccacttactatataggtacaTTCTGTCGTTCTACAGTTACCGTAGAAGacagtagtccatctgtttctctgcatattttgttagtctccttttaccctgttcttcagtggtcaggacccctggaggccaccacagagcaggtactatttgggtggtggatcattctcagcactgcagtaacactgacatggtggtggtgtgttagtatgtgtatgctggtacaagtggatcagatacagcaggtacaaagtatgcagagaaacagatggactacagtctgtaattgtagaactacaaagtccacctatatagtaagtggagctggtaaaatggacaatgagcttgTTAAAGTtaacaattaaattgttaaagTTCGGACAATTAAAGCTCGTACCtctgtctctgtgctgtgagAGAAGCATGGCTCTCTGCTAAGGACAGGTCTTCTTGGTATTGGAGGTGCAGGCCTGGAAGGAGTTCCAACCTGCACcattaaaaacactgtataaGTAGTTCATTTCAACAACCCCTGCAACAACAATGCCTTTCTGAACAGGTTAGTACCTCAGCAGGTAGGACATTTGTATACACAGGGCTGATTGGGTACTCTGACGGTGGACGGGGTATTTTGGATTGTAAATCTGTCGGAGGTGGGGGTGCAGGTCGTGTGGGCTGTATTGTTAATGGGTCAAGGGCTTGTGGACGAGCTGGACGTTTGGGCTTGGGATTATCtccctgaaaataaagaaaaacacatttacacctCAGTTTAGTCACCTTTAAAAGTCATCAGCCATCGTCATATGTTCTTCCACCAATACAACTGAACAAACTGTTGTAATTGAAAccaaaacttcttaaaactTTAACAATCACATGTCCTACATTCTGATATCATACTTTGAGGTTGGATTACAACATTAATGTGGTTTTATACACCAAAATAGTCATAGTTTGCTTTTACATGACCAATTtcaactttttaaatcccaattaaacaggttgttttattactgtgctTTCTAGAGTGATCCAGTGCCTGGCACAAATATTAGCACCTAGTAAAcacaaaacaggctgtaaaaacaCTCTTTATCGTCTGTCCCTTTGatcttttattcaaaatattaacaaaacctTAACCTTTATTTGAAGGACAatgattaaaatacaaaaagtatTCTTTCATGGAATGAATGGCTTTCTTAAATCTGTGTGCCACGAATGTTGGCACCCTTTCATTTAATACTCCCTTTGCAACAATAACAGCTCCAAGTCTTCTACTCCAATGCCTAACAagactggagaacacatggCAAAGGATCTGAGACCATTCCTCTATACGGAACCTTTCCAGATCCTTAAGATTCTAAGGTCCATGCTTGTGGGCTTTCCTatacagcagtactgctgtgtctgatccactcatatcagTGCAAcataccaccacatcagtgttactgcagtgctgagaatgatccaccacccaaatagtacctgctctgtgagggtccatggggggtcctgactactgaggaacagggtaaaagggggctaacaaagtatcagagaaacatatggactacagtctgtaactgtagaactacaaagtgcagctatacagtaaatggagctgataaaatggacaatgagcgtagaaacaaggaggtggtcataatgttatgtctggtGTCCTTCACTCAGATTTCACTCATAGATTTGAGAAAAATTAGATCTTTTTGTTTGGCCATTGGGCTTCAAAGGATAGATTTTTGTAAATACTTATTAAGAAATATCAAGATGATAAgttgttttgctcatgtttaccaggggtgccTATATTTGTGGTGGATGTCATATTTATAAATGACCTCGTTCttattggctgctctgtattcaAATTAACAAATGACACTTTGTAAGCTGTTCAGGCTGAATAAATGTGAAGGTTTTTGCAACAATACTAATACATtcaaaacaggatgtttttCCAGGCTTATTTCCATATAGGGACTTTACACTGGGAAGTGAATGACCTCTGGAAACTTTACACACTCCATCAAACTCCAACttcatttgaaaaataatgaagaaaaaaatctgagaaaCTTTCAGAAGTTTTTTATGCAATGTACCATTTAAATGACAGTTATTTTTTCAATGATGATACAGTCATGCAAATAAAGCtgaaataaacaattaaaaacagccCAAACATGTCCTTCACATTttacaaacagcacttaaatgcGCAGTTTTGAACCACCTACTTAACGCAGAGACTCTGAATACAGTAATGAGGAAAAACAAATGACTTACGAGTGACATTCCTCCTGCCTGCCTGTCCGTTTTCCTTCTGTgccgttttatttcagaaacctGTGGCTGTTCCTTCTGGGCTAATGGGATCACtttactgcaatttccctctgtgatcaataaaggattctgaagGCATTGCTCACTTCCAGAGTTCACTACCAACCAGCGCTAAACTTTCAGCACAAAACCTGATCAGCAGCATACAAACCACACCACTCTTAACTTTTACTCATCTGAACAGCATAATGTGAAACATGCATTCCTTCAACACCCTGACTGGACCGGTCAGTCAAGTTTACTGTTGAAAGGCAAAATGTCAGTGTGACAGGTAAATATTGCCTCAAGCCCCCAGTGGACAACTGGCTTTTTTGTATTAAGCACTTAAAGGAGCGTTCTGCCTCTAAGCATTTGTTATTTGCCATGTTCTGTAGTGGAGTATTACATAACTCTGCCTCACTGGTTTGATGGTTTAAAACTCTGTatccttttctttctgcaatattctctcactacagtacccagcatgcattacacatcACTGGGGATCGCAGAGGGAAACAAATACATCTGTGGTGCTAGCTAGAATTTATGATATAGGATCCATGGAAAAAGTGGTGGCAGTCAATCCAAAAGGTTCCTTTGGCATGAAAAAAGCAAGCTCCTCCATCTTACTCCAAGACATTGTGAATGTATAATATGACAAGGTAAACAAGCCTATAAAAGTTCTGCAGACCTCTTGGCAAAAGCAtcaaatgactttatttacaacaaacaccacaaaatgaaaaacacaaataatatcTGAAGTTCAGTCGTCCtgaattttccattttccagGATGTGCAGGTTAACCTGTATCAAACCTCTTCTACTGTGTCCAGAACAGTCCACAATGGCATCAGAGATTAGAAAAGTATTCCTCCTGGAACCTCTGGAACTCCTCCTCTGTGAAGATGGATTTCTCCTGCGGTTTCCTGACTGGCTTGTCTGGCCGGTGCCGGGACAGACGGCCAGTGTTCTGCTTCAGGATCTGAGATACGGAGAAAAGTCAATGACTTCAAGCTCAATAACAATCATTTGTTAATTATTGCAAAATTGCAAAAGACTGTAAAATGCACAAAAGCCTCTAACATGGTATGTTTCACTGTGCATTGTAATCATCTTGACAATtcaaaaaaaatgtgcattcGGATTCATTTTGGTAGTCTAATATCCATAAGAGCTTTTTGGCTGGCTCTACATGTCTTGACGGGAGCCTGTGCTTGCCTCCATCGTCCCAttttggtagcattgtgtgataaAGGTGACCTAATGAGTGGACTTGGCCGTGACCCAAACCCATAATAATGTATCATAACgcacaaacagcagaaaacacaaacattaaaaaaatatcttGTTATTTAAATAACCAAGGAAAatgttttcatcatttcatttcagtgatGGTGGCTCCCTTGAATGAGCTAAAGTCTTGAATTACCTTTAGGCTTAATTTTGCTATAAAATCATAAgtacagaatatatatatacagtgtattaAACTAACCACATGTAGAATATATTTGTTTACTAATGACCATGCTGAAATACCGTCTTTGTGTGGTATTCGTTTGTTTTATAGCTGGTTGCCAGGAAGTACTTCAGATTTGACTTGAGCTGgcttttcttctgcttttttctgtatTCCTCTGCAAAGACACAATAAGcaaataaattcagcaaaatctACAACTCGCATcagacatcattttaaatgctGCAGAGAGCACAGGACAAAAACAGGCTTCTAATGGCTTATCCAAGTTATCTTAGAGATTTTGGCCCACCAGTTAAAGTAATCCTCTATTGCAGCTTTactttaacaaataaaatacctGTTCACAATACTGAGGAATTAATCAGGATTAATATCCATTTATGAAATGTTAACACTTGATTGCTGTGTTCTCTGAACTTTTCTGAGAACAAATCTGAAGAAATTCTTCAAACTTCTCAAACCCTATTGCTAAAAAGTGAGTTATTATTACTTAATGGTTCATACTAACTCTACTCCTTTAGTCACATGAGAGGACAGACCTTTAACGAAACAGACCATCCTATTGTGACTAAATTAAAGTGCAAAATAAACTATACAAAATCTCATCAGTTTAgaccaggggtgcctaaactaCACAGATAAAGAAGGTGAGTTGGTTTCAAATTGAGTTTCAAAgtgtatttaataatatttcacTATATAGTGTTGCAGCAATTCtacaaaaatacaattttaaatgaaaaataagaatttCAGAAGTCATACATAgcttaaaaatgtgttgtttcaTTAGGTGAGGTGGCTAGAGGAATGTCCTCATAGACACCTGAAGTCATGTCATCATTATGCAGTCATtttcatgcccatattaggaacagCATGTCAAGTCTGGATTTCTCTATGCcaaaaatgaatgacattttcaaatattacAGCTGGCGCGTCTTGTGTTAATTAAAAAGGTTACAAAACTAATACAatgtcctgtgtacatttttccacACAATGACACCTGCCACTGAAATTCTTATCATAATaaatttaaacataaaacacGGATAGGGTAACATGCCTAAATTTGCTTTTTGCACCacaatttatataataaaaaaaattgtgccTGTGAATCCAGTCTTATTTGAGTTTGGTGGCAGCAGTCCTGGATCTTGTCGTCCAAGATTTGGATCTATCTGGAGACTAGAGCCAACCGTTACATTTATAATGAATTGTACCGACTGCATCAGCAAAACAATGACTCTAATCCGAGCTTCTAGACACATTGACTCACTCACCTAAAGCATTTTTGACACGCTTGTCTTTGACTGTGGTTTTGCTCTTTGCGGATCTGCTGTGGGCCTGAAGCTGACGGATCTGCTTCCGAACGCCCTTCTTATTAGAGCTGATCTGATCCATCACAGACACTTTCTGGGAGCTCTTCTTTTGACTCTTGCCAGCATCTTCAGAGAAACAAGAGGGTTGATATGCAGCTTTCCTTTATTATGCTCATCGCATATGTTCTTGCACAGACATTTAACACACAGGTTTCCTCTATGAAGGCTTTGGatcacacatttgaatcaagtaacaGAATTTAAAGTCCTATTTTTCTGCACTGCAAATCAAAAGACATTTTGATTCCACAATTAACAAAGTAATTAAACACATTACTTCCTAGAGTTCTTTAGCAGAGCTGGGTTAACATATCCACACTCTGGATCCTGAATATAGATTTATAGTGCTACACTCAAAataagatgatttttttttttttttagaaaagtcaatggttctatttagaaccatcagttctatgtagcaccattttattcttaaatggttcattgcatgATGAAGTTGTTCTTGAGATTTATGTAGACTGTGCTTATATTCGTATACAATTTTTGACACTTTTGGTCCCTGTGTTCTCTGAGCTTTCCTGAGAACAAATCTCAAGAAATTCTTCAAACTGATCAAAACACATGGGGAATAAAGTGAGTTATGACAACTTAACATTTCATACTAAATCTACTTCTTGATATCGtaaacagtagaagaaccctttttggtgcacgATAGAGCCATTTTtaataaaggttctatgtagaaccacgtACAATTCATTCTCAAGAACCGTTCCACCACGCAAAGACCCGGTTAAGAATGAAATGCTTCTACACAGAACGCTTGGTCCTgaacagaaccactgccttcactaaagaacccttgaataactAACTATCGTTTCTAAGAGTGGACGAGGGATTTGGATCACACAACTGAGTCGGGTAGTTAGCTAACTAACATTTAAAGTCCTGTTTTTCAGCGCATTGTGGGTCAAAAAGAGATTTTCATTCCACAattaacaaacataaacaaattaCTTAAGATAAACTCTTTATCTGAACTTATTTGAAGCGCCACGATTTCCTGGCTGTGGATTTGACTCCAATGCTAGCTAAATgtttagcttagcttagcttagcttaggtGTCCGAAAAGGCCGCTTTTACCTTTAAGGTCGCTGCTCAGCAGTTCCAGTCCCTTCCTTATCATTGAAGCTGACATAGTGCACTTTTTCTAAGGCAGTTCTTAAGCAGTTTTCGATgtgaataatatttttaaatcaatattttaactCTGCTTTTGAGACCCCTACTACGCTCGCAGCATGCGTGACTATTTtgtgctgcacattttagaaCTCGACTAGGAACCATGAACTAAGAAAGGTTCCGCTCACCGATGCCTAGTAGAGTTATGGTATTATACTAAGGTACATTTTAATGACAAATATGAATTGAGGAGCTTAAACAGGAATAAAGACGggaaacattttttatatatgtatgtatgtcacAGGCTATTTTACCTTAAGAATAGAATGACAACGTCAAGCATCGCTGTTAGTAGTAAGAGTATTACTGCAGTACAACCcgtttccaaaaaggttggacgctgtgtaaaacgtaaataaaaacagaatgaaacaatgtgcaaattatttaaactttatatttaattgaaaatagtacaaagacagcatatgaAAGGTTGACACCTTTAGAAAtatcattgttttttgaaaaatatatgccaattTTGAACTTGATGCTAGCAAcacgttgggacaggggcatgtttaccgctgtgcTGCGTCATCacttcctttaacaacacttttAAGCATTTAGGAACCGAGGGGACGAATTGCTGTAGTtatgaaagtaaaatgtttcccattcttgttcGATAGAGGAgtttagctgctcaacagttcagggtcacctttgtcgtattttcttttaatactgtgccaaatgttttcagtgggtgactgttctggactgcagacagtcCAGTTTAGCAACCAGACGTTTTTTACATTGGTGCCATGCTGTTCTAatgtgtgcagaatgtggtttggcattgtgttgctgaaataagcaaggccttccgtGGTTGGCAGCATTTGTTGCCCCAAAACCTACATATTTTGTTTAGCATTgatggtgcttttttttttgttccacgTTAATTGTAGggctaccttaaagagagttccatCTTCAATTCTGTGCCCCCTTAAATGTATTGCTATTAATTGCAGTTCGACATTAaaatctgtgccaccttaaaagaagttccaccttaagttctgtgccaccttaattttattgccatgttaattgaagttccaccttaaatttagtggcaccttaaaaaaggttccaccttaaattctgtgtcACATTAATTTTATTGCAGTGTTAATTAAAGTTCGACCTTAAACAccgtgccaccttaaattcagtgctatgttacttcaagttccaccttaagttctgtgccaccttaaatttacaaCTATgctaattgcagttccaccttaaatttagtgccacATAAAGAgttccattttaaatttgatgccaccttaaattctgtggcATCTTAGGTTTTTGCTGTGTTAATTAAAGTTccccttaaattcagtgctaacatgaatgcagttccaccttaatttcagTGTTATATTGTATTGcaatgttaattgaagttccaccttaaattctgtgccatcttaatttTAATACTACTTTAATgagagttccaccttaaattcggTGCCTCCTTAAagttagtgctatgttaatagcagttccaccttaaatttaatgctgTCTTAATTgaaattccaccttaaagttagtgatgTGTTAATGGCAGTGCCACCTTAAAGTTCCACCTAACAGTCTGTGCATCCTTTAATTTCGtcctatgttaattgaagttccccCTTAAATATATTGTTATGCTAGTAGatcttccaccttaaaattaatatgttaatagcagttccaccttaaatttaatgccatgttaattgaagttacaccttaaattcagtgccatcttaaatttagtgctatgttcaTTGACGTTCTACCTTAATTTCTGTTCCAAGTtgaattttgtaaaatgttgatagcagttccaccttaaatttattgtcaTGCTagttgaagttccaccttaaaattcagtgCTACGTaagtgcaattccaccttaacaAAATCACTATGTGTGCTGGAACTGCTGAGCATTAGGCTCTGTggacattgagctccgtgcggGGTTTGTATGTTGTGTGGAGAGAGGGacgcattgtgacatcatgtctggcatgCTGCCAACATTCCGcccattcattccctatgggAAAAAAATCTAGTTTGAACGCTAATATTCCGAAAACCGTATGTCGgatcgcttagaaaagcacaagcagCCTAATCGGGAATAGGCCCTACGATCCTGCGAAGTTTCGTGGCTCTAgctcgaaaactgtgggacgagaaacattttatattttgagggtagaataataataacaagaagattacgaagaacagtaagttctttttcaagccaacttaataacGACACTTGCTGCTGTgatattattattgctattatttatTACGTAATTACGTAAGTACgtaattattaaaattttaGGGACAGTTTCCAGTATTATGCAGTATTTCCTAATATAAGTACCTATCGAAATGTGTTGTACTGTCTAATTCAGTTTTTGGTCTAGCTCAGGAGAAGCTTTTACTCTGACCTATTTGTACTACTGAACTTtcttaagtcgctctggataagagaggctgctaaacgctgtaaatgcgTCAAGGCCCCACTCCTGTAGAAGCTCCGCCCCTCTCCTGTGATGTTAATGTTGTTGTAGTAACTCTGCAGTGGCCAGTGTGCGCTCTGCTCTCGGGTAACGCCCCCTCTGCGCTCCTGCAGTCTGAATGAAGTGTCAGAGGGCGCGTGTATGAAAGTCAGAGGAGCTTTCGTTCTCAGCCGcagtctctctgtgtatctcctCCACTCCGATGTCTTTCCTGACCAAAGCGCTCGTTTCTGCCCGGTGGCTCTCCGAGGCGCTGCGGGCGCGCGGCTCCACCGTGCGCGTGCTGGATGCCTCGTGGTTCCTGCCGAAACTCGGCCGAGATGCCAAGAGCGAGTTCAGATCCCGCCACATCCCGGGCGCCTCCTTCTTCGACCTGGACAGATGCAGCGACCGCAGCTCGCCGATGGACCACATGTTGCCGCCGGCCTTCGCCTTCGCCGACTTCGGGAGCAGGCTGGGCGTGACCCCCGGCTCTCACGTGGTCGTGTACGACCGTAGCGAGCACGGCGCTTTCTCGTCCCCGCGCGCCTGGTGGATGTTCCGTGTGTTCGGCCACTCGGACGTGTCCGTGCTGGACGGCGGTCTGCAGGCTTGGATCAGAGACGGACAGCCGGTGGAGGAGGGCAAGGCCCGGAAGCACGAGCCTACAGAGTTCACCGCCACGCTGAACCGCGCGTGGGTCAAGACGTACCAGGACATCCTAGACAACGTGGAGACCAAGGAGTTCCAGCTGGTGGACGCGCGGCCTGCCGGGAGATTCAGAGGCACTGACCCGGAGCCCAGAGACAGTAAGGCCCCGTCCCAGTTTCACCATTACATCCCTAGTCTGCAAGGGTTTAAAGGGGagctccaccaatttttctaaatttgtgcataattaaatcattaagatgtaaacaacatcacttagaat from the Pygocentrus nattereri isolate fPygNat1 chromosome 30, fPygNat1.pri, whole genome shotgun sequence genome contains:
- the rps19bp1 gene encoding ribosomal protein S19 binding protein 1, with product MSASMIRKGLELLSSDLKDAGKSQKKSSQKVSVMDQISSNKKGVRKQIRQLQAHSRSAKSKTTVKDKRVKNALEEYRKKQKKSQLKSNLKYFLATSYKTNEYHTKTILKQNTGRLSRHRPDKPVRKPQEKSIFTEEEFQRFQEEYFSNL
- the LOC108424728 gene encoding 3-mercaptopyruvate sulfurtransferase-like, coding for MSFLTKALVSARWLSEALRARGSTVRVLDASWFLPKLGRDAKSEFRSRHIPGASFFDLDRCSDRSSPMDHMLPPAFAFADFGSRLGVTPGSHVVVYDRSEHGAFSSPRAWWMFRVFGHSDVSVLDGGLQAWIRDGQPVEEGKARKHEPTEFTATLNRAWVKTYQDILDNVETKEFQLVDARPAGRFRGTDPEPRDNTEPGHIPGSINIPFTTFLAPSGMFLPLDQLRAVFQQAGVDLQRPLCVTCGSAITACLAALAAHQCGHSDVSVYDGGWMEWYTRAAPELVISEGRGKHL